One stretch of Prunus persica cultivar Lovell chromosome G1, Prunus_persica_NCBIv2, whole genome shotgun sequence DNA includes these proteins:
- the LOC18790595 gene encoding uncharacterized protein LOC18790595 has protein sequence MAAPSAPLNLCTVLNESKRIVNAHSRHFLAISVLFLLPLCFSSIVYPTVQNLLNEPSPNNSKIFLQISTFNPHQHQPIIATKPLCIALSFFLFIFVFSLCAVGSITFSVFHGFYGRPVKLISAIKSVLFSFFPLLGTVLVSQILVLLVFTVFGLVLFLVVRGAELMGFQMEYNSPYFIGFLAVLAMALFLVLLYLQVNWTLASVVVVVESNWGFGSLTRSTNLIKGMRGVALSLMLFFGFFLSILGFCSWASALDLDGDTDGWKSWAFVVQIVVTSTSLMLLMLYNTAANTVLYMYCRALNGELAMEIAEEFATEYVSLPFDDGKVPHLVSVAYT, from the coding sequence ATGGCAGCTCCATCGGCACCTCTAAACCTGTGCACAGTGCTCAACGAATCGAAGCGCATAGTCAACGCCCACTCCCGCCACTTCTTAGCCATCTCAGTCCTCTTCCTTCTCCCTCTCTGTTTCTCCTCCATCGTCTACCCAACAGTCCAAAACCTCCTTAACGAACCATCCCCAAACAACTCCAAGATATTCCTCCAAATTTCTACTTTCAATCCTCATCAACACCAACCCATCATCGCCACCAAACCCCTTTGTATCGCTCtatctttcttcctcttcatcttcGTTTTCTCTCTGTGTGCCGTGGGCTCGATCACCTTCAGCGTATTTCACGGATTCTATGGCCGACCCGTCAAACTCATCTCCGCAATCAAATCCGTTTTATTCTCCTTCTTCCCCTTATTGGGTACTGTTCTTGTTTCCCAGATCCTTGTCTTATTGGTTTTCACTGTTTTTGGGCTAGTGTTGTTTTTGGTGGTTCGAGGGGCTGAGCTGATGGGTTTTCAGATGGAGTACAATTCCCCTTATTTTATTGGGTTTTTAGCTGTTCTTGCGATGGCTCTGTTTCTGGTTTTACTCTATCTTCAAGTGAATTGGACCCTAGCTTctgtggtggttgtggtggaaTCAAATTGGGGCTTCGGATCCTTAACTCGAAGCACGAATCTGATCAAGGGAATGAGAGGGGTAGCCTTGTCTTTGATGCTGTTTTTCGGGTTTTTCTTGTCGATTTTGGGGTTCTGTAGTTGGGCTTCGGCATTGGATTTGGATGGAGATACTGATGGTTGGAAGAGTTGGGCATTTGTAGTGCAAATTGTGGTGACTTCCACTTCTCTTATGCTGCTAATGCTCTACAACACGGCAGCGAACACGGTGTTGTATATGTATTGCAGGGCTCTTAACGGCGAGCTCGCCATGGAAATTGCAGAGGAGTTTGCGACGGAGTATGTGAGCTTGCCCTTCGACGATGGAAAAGTCCCTCATCTTGTTTCTGTTGCCTATACTTGA
- the LOC18789048 gene encoding uncharacterized protein LOC18789048, producing the protein MACNSLLTVLSRAHNLMNGPNGNFLDLSVMFLLPLAFFLSTVVYPALLDFYTNPFLTTPVSSYELQQSQPAVPDMTLFTFIAFLLYVFVSSLLAVGSVTHSASHGFLDRPVRLTSAIKSGLASFFPLLGTLVVSQVVDLLILKAYGQFVSMIGPFHFIFMAFSVVSTIALLLYLQVMWTLAFAVVVVEPSWGFGALLRSWRLVKGMRVRGVVFSMMLLHGVFSAMLGFFGWVLEMGSEAAGSGWKSWAIAVLLGLITILQMMVLLCYGVAITILYCKAANGEEEEEVVVVVVSDPMEYVILALEDDEKGSASAGVGSV; encoded by the coding sequence ATGGCTTGCAATTCGTTGTTGACAGTGCTGAGCAGAGCTCACAACCTAATGAACGGCCCCAACGGCAACTTCTTAGACCTCTCAGTCATGTTCCTTCTCCCCCTCGCTTTCTTCTTGTCCACCGTCGTTTACCCAGCGCTCCTTGATTTCTACACCAACCCATTTCTCACAACCCCTGTTTCTTCTTATGAGCTTCAGCAAAGCCAACCTGCCGTCCCCGACATGACCCTTTTTACTTTCATCGCCTTCCTACTTTATGTCTTTGTCTCTTCTCTGTTGGCCGTCGGGTCCGTTACTCACAGCGCCTCCCACGGGTTCCTAGACCGACCAGTGAGGCTGACCTCGGCCATTAAATCGGGGCTGGCTTCCTTCTTTCCTCTGCTGGGTACCCTTGTGGTCTCCCAGGTGGTGGATTTGTTGATTTTGAAGGCGTATGGGCAGTTTGTGTCTATGATTGggccatttcatttcattttcatggcGTTCTCTGTGGTGAGTACGATTGCTCTGTTGCTGTACCTCCAAGTGATGTGGACCCTTGCCTTTGCGGTGGTTGTGGTGGAACCCAGTTGGGGTTTCGGTGCCCTGCTGCGAAGCTGGCGTTTGGTGAAGGGGATGAGAGTGAGAGGGGTTGTCTTCTCTATGATGTTGCTGCATGGGGTTTTCAGTGCAATGTTAGGGTTTTTTGGCTGGGTTTTGGAAATGGGGTCGGAGGCGGCTGGTAGTGGATGGAAGAGTTGGGCAATTGCTGTGCTTCTTGGCCTGATCACGATTTTGCAGATGATGGTGCTGCTTTGCTATGGAGTGGCAATCACCATCTTGTATTGCAAGGCAGCTAAtggtgaggaggaggaggaggtggtggtggtggttgtttCTGATCCAATGGAGTATGTAATATTGGCTTTGGAGGATGATGAGAAAGGTTCTGCTTCTGCTGGTGTTGGATCTGTTTAG
- the LOC18791390 gene encoding probable protein S-acyltransferase 22 — MRKHGWQLPYHPLQVVAVAVFLALAFAFYVFFAPFVGKRIFQYVVMGLYTPLITCVFGLYIWCAAADPADPGVFRSKKYLNIPADEKHNRTKDSKLCGESTSSMHDANAVTVGGKPLDKDVLGKDATSKMSTSEGGTKNESEHSSCFLLAFSPCAYICNCSSSSEESSVQHMSEEGMFYCSLCEVEVFKYSKHCRVCDKCVDRFDHHCRWLNNCIGKKNYRQFFTLMVTSLLLLILQWSTGIFVLICCIVERKQFSVDISSKLGSSFSLAPFIIVVAVCTLLAMIATLPLAQLFFFHILLIKKGISTYDYIIALREQEQEQQGVGGQHSPQMSPASSLTGLSSASSFTTFHRGAWCTPPRLFLEDQFDVVPPETGSVSSYGRKMVGEEPVKKKNTAVKISPWTLARLNAEEVSKAAAEARKKSKILQPVRRDAPFGLERDSSFGSSGRRMVPRPDNNRRRTTKRVRLPADLPMDALTKGSAKAVDKGFTETSTSLAPLQLEARSAFQTSRAMSSSTGIVASSPDSSLDSPDIHPFRVSSSGAEEARRLTGLPAAAAAGQKGMPLSRSTSDGYDASGGEDSDRVPSRIVQRSTNWSNLLFGSDQDERVGKLKASSSSLANTRML, encoded by the exons ATGAGGAAGCATGGATGGCAACTTCCTTACCATCCACTCCAG GTGGTGGCTGTTGCTGTATTTCTGGCGTTGGCCTTTGCTTTCTATGTGTTCTTTGCTCCTTTTGTTGGAAAGAGGATTTTTCAGTATGTTGTGATGGGCCTCTACACTCCTCTT atTACATGTGTCTTCGGCCTATATATTTGGTGTGCAGCTGCTGATCCTGCAGACCCAGGAGTTTTTAGGTCAAAGAAATATCTCAACATTCCTGCCGATGAAAAGCATAATAGAACAAAAGATTCTAAACTATGTGGGGAGTCAACATCATCAATGCATGATGCTAATGCTGTAACAGTTGGAGGAAAACCTCTGGATAAGGATGTTTTGGGCAAAGATGCGACTTCCAAAATGTCCACCAGTGAAGGTGGAACAAAGAATGAATCAGAACATTCATCGTGCTTCCTGTTGGCTTTCTCTCCGTGTGCATATATCTGCAATTGCTCCAGTTCGAGTGAGGAATCTTCTGTACAACACATGAGCGAAGAAGGCATGTTCTATTGCAGTTTGTGTGAAGTAGAG GTTTTCAAGTACAGCAAACACTGCAGAGTTTGTGACAAATGTGTTGACCGGTTTGATCATCACTGCCGG TGGCTTAACAACTGTATTGGAAAAAAGAATTACCGACAATTTTTCACGCTTATGGTTACTTCTCTCCTCTTG CTTATTTTACAATGGTCAACTGGAATCTTCGTGCTTATCTGCTGTATTGTTGAGAGGAAGCAGTTCTCTGTGGATATTTCTTCGAAGTTGGGGAGCAGTTTCTCTTTGGCACCTTTCATTATTGTGGTG GcggtgtgtacccttttggcTATGATTGCAACCTTGCCACTTGcacaacttttcttttttcacatCCTCCTTATAAAGAAG GGAATCAGCACATATGATTACATCATTGCTTTGAGGGAGCAGGAGCAAGAGCAACAAGGAGTTGGAGGTCAGCATAGTCCCCAAATGTCTCCTGCTAGCTCACTTACCGGATTAAGCAGTGCAAGCTCCTTTACTACTTTCCACCGAGGTGCATGGTGTACACCTCCACGTCTGTTCCTTGAAGATCAG TTTGATGTTGTGCCCCCAGAGACTGGATCTGTCAGTTCGTATGGAAGAAAGATGGTGGGAGAGGAACCAgttaagaagaagaatacaGCAGTAAAGATCAGTCCGTGGACTCTGGCAAGATTAAATGCTGAAGAGGTATCAAAAGCTGCGGCAGAGGCAAGAAAGAAGTCGAAGATCCTGCAGCCTGTGAGACGTGATGCTCCTTTTGGGCTAGAAAGAGACAGCAGCTTTGGCAGCAGTGGCCGCCGAATGGTTCCAAGGCCTGACAATAATCGAAGGCGAACTACGAAGCGGGTGCGCCTCCCAGCCGACCTTCCCATGGATGCTTTGACAAAGGGTTCGGCTAAAGCTGTTGACAAAGGCTTTACTGAGACATCAACTAGTTTGGCCCCTCTTCAGCTTGAAGCGCGGAGTGCTTTCCAAACAAGCCGAGCAATGTCAAGCTCCACAGGGATTGTTGCTTCTTCTCCTGATAGCAGTTTAGACTCACCTGACATCCATCCCTTCCGGGTGTCCTCATCAGGAGCTGAAGAGGCAAGACGGCTTACGGGTCTGCCTGCCGCTGCTGCAGCTGGTCAGAAGGGAATGCCACTATCAAGGTCGACCAGTGATGGGTATGACGCATCTGGTGGagaagatagtgatagagTTCCTTCTAGAATCGTCCAAAGGTCAACAAACTGGAGTAACCTTCTCTTTGGCTCTGATCAAGATGAACGGGTTGGCAAACTGAAAGCATCATCCTCTAGCCTGGCTAACACTAGAATGCTGTGA
- the LOC18788527 gene encoding uncharacterized protein LOC18788527 isoform X1, with translation MGVCVSKPHATIKAQQKRVRRVARRRGRKMKKVVTSNSDAATRRSVSEFVHLDFEKGAATTCKRSEVSSGTFHLTQLQWNHSQIDGNGGKCPGEAWFDSLSIMESDSEDDFCSVHGDGFPLAGNIPNGQLVQYESASCIVDSGCKYEGFYESYLKIDGNARHSVEKTQVSFNDKNPKQPAVIMLSYKRKSIDESEKTGASDHKYLFRPRAGLRIPCSTDEKPSPGSWSAVPPSVFKLRGENYFKDKQKYPAPNYSSYVPIGVDLFICPRKRDHIAQHLELPSVKPHDKVPSLLIVNIQLPTYPTTMFLGDCDGEGMSLVLYFKVNENFDKEISAQFQDSIRKFVEDETEKVKGFAKDSVVPFRERLKIMAGLVNPDDLQLSSAERKLLSAYNDKPVLSRPQHNFYRGPNYFEIDLDIHRFSYISRKGLESFRERLTNGVLDLGLTIQAQKQEELPEQVLCCLRLNKMEFVNHGQIPTLVTMDD, from the exons ATGGGTGTCTGTGTTTCAAAACCTCATGCAACTATTAAAGCCCAGCAGAAAAGGGTCCGCAGAGTTGCCAGACGCCGGgggaggaagatgaagaaggtTGTCACGTCCAATTCTGATGCAGCTACGAGACGGTCTGTTAGTGAGTTTGTACATCTTGACTTTGAGAAAGGTGCTGCAACTACCTGCAAGAGATCTGAGGTTTCTAGTGGCACATTTCACCTCACTCAGCTTCAATGGAACCACAGTCAGATTGATGGAAATGGTG GAAAATGCCCAGGGGAAGCATGGTTTGACTCCCTTAGTATTATGGAATCTGATTCAGAAGATGACTTCTGCAGTGTGCATGGAG ATGGATTTCCTTTAGCAGGTAATATCCCAAATGGTCAATTGGTCCAGTATGAAAGTGCGTCATGCATTGTAGATAGTGGATGCAAGTATGAGGGGTTCTATGAAAGTTACCTGAAAATAGATGGAAATGCACGCCATTCGGTCGAGAAAACCCAAGTCAGTTTCAATGACAAGAACCCTAAGCAACCGGCAGTTATCATGCTTTCTTATAAGAGGAAATCCATCGACGAAAGTGAAAAGACCG GTGCGTCTGATCATAAATACTTATTTCGCCCAAGAGCAGGACTTCGCATTCCTTGTTCAACCGATGAGAAGCCAAGTCCTGGATCCTGGTCTGCAGTTCCACCTTCAGTATTTAAGCTCCGTGGCGAGAATTATTTCAA AGATAAACAGAAGTACCCTGCTCCAAACTACAGCTCATACGTACCAATTGGTGTTGATTTGTTTATCTGCCCCCGAAAGAGAGATCACATTGCTCAGCATCTTGAGCTTCCTTCTGTAAAACCACATGACAAAGTTCCTTCCCTCCTGATTGTTAATATACAg TTGCCTACTTATCCTACCACAATGTTCCTTGGTGATTGCGACGGGGAAGGCATGAGTCttgtattgtattttaaagtgaatgaaaattttgacaaagAGATATCTGCTCAGTTTCAAGACAGCATCAGG AAATTTGTTGAGGACGAGacagaaaaagtaaaagggTTTGCAAAGGATTCAGTGGTTCCTTTCAGGGAAAGGCTAAAAATCATGGCTGGATTGGTCAATCCAGATGACCTCCAGTTGAGTTCTGCAGAAAGGAAGCTTCTATCTGCTTATAATGATAAGCCTGTGCTTTCCCGTCCTCAACACAATTTCTACAgg GGACCTAATTACTTTGAGATTGACCTAGATATCCATAGGTTCAGCTACATATCCAGGAAAGGACTTGAATCATTCAGAGAGCGTTTGACCAACGGCGTGCTTGATTTGGGATTAACAATCCAG GCACAAAAACAAGAGGAATTACCAGAGCAAGTCTTGTGCTGCCTGCGCTTGAATAAGATGGAATTTGTGAACCATGGTCAAATACCTACGCTTGTAACTATGGATGACTGA
- the LOC18788527 gene encoding uncharacterized protein LOC18788527 isoform X2: MGVCVSKPHATIKAQQKRVRRVARRRGRKMKKVVTSNSDAATRRSVSEFVHLDFEKGAATTCKRSEVSSGTFHLTQLQWNHSQIDGNGGKCPGEAWFDSLSIMESDSEDDFCSVHGGNIPNGQLVQYESASCIVDSGCKYEGFYESYLKIDGNARHSVEKTQVSFNDKNPKQPAVIMLSYKRKSIDESEKTGASDHKYLFRPRAGLRIPCSTDEKPSPGSWSAVPPSVFKLRGENYFKDKQKYPAPNYSSYVPIGVDLFICPRKRDHIAQHLELPSVKPHDKVPSLLIVNIQLPTYPTTMFLGDCDGEGMSLVLYFKVNENFDKEISAQFQDSIRKFVEDETEKVKGFAKDSVVPFRERLKIMAGLVNPDDLQLSSAERKLLSAYNDKPVLSRPQHNFYRGPNYFEIDLDIHRFSYISRKGLESFRERLTNGVLDLGLTIQAQKQEELPEQVLCCLRLNKMEFVNHGQIPTLVTMDD, from the exons ATGGGTGTCTGTGTTTCAAAACCTCATGCAACTATTAAAGCCCAGCAGAAAAGGGTCCGCAGAGTTGCCAGACGCCGGgggaggaagatgaagaaggtTGTCACGTCCAATTCTGATGCAGCTACGAGACGGTCTGTTAGTGAGTTTGTACATCTTGACTTTGAGAAAGGTGCTGCAACTACCTGCAAGAGATCTGAGGTTTCTAGTGGCACATTTCACCTCACTCAGCTTCAATGGAACCACAGTCAGATTGATGGAAATGGTG GAAAATGCCCAGGGGAAGCATGGTTTGACTCCCTTAGTATTATGGAATCTGATTCAGAAGATGACTTCTGCAGTGTGCATGGAG GTAATATCCCAAATGGTCAATTGGTCCAGTATGAAAGTGCGTCATGCATTGTAGATAGTGGATGCAAGTATGAGGGGTTCTATGAAAGTTACCTGAAAATAGATGGAAATGCACGCCATTCGGTCGAGAAAACCCAAGTCAGTTTCAATGACAAGAACCCTAAGCAACCGGCAGTTATCATGCTTTCTTATAAGAGGAAATCCATCGACGAAAGTGAAAAGACCG GTGCGTCTGATCATAAATACTTATTTCGCCCAAGAGCAGGACTTCGCATTCCTTGTTCAACCGATGAGAAGCCAAGTCCTGGATCCTGGTCTGCAGTTCCACCTTCAGTATTTAAGCTCCGTGGCGAGAATTATTTCAA AGATAAACAGAAGTACCCTGCTCCAAACTACAGCTCATACGTACCAATTGGTGTTGATTTGTTTATCTGCCCCCGAAAGAGAGATCACATTGCTCAGCATCTTGAGCTTCCTTCTGTAAAACCACATGACAAAGTTCCTTCCCTCCTGATTGTTAATATACAg TTGCCTACTTATCCTACCACAATGTTCCTTGGTGATTGCGACGGGGAAGGCATGAGTCttgtattgtattttaaagtgaatgaaaattttgacaaagAGATATCTGCTCAGTTTCAAGACAGCATCAGG AAATTTGTTGAGGACGAGacagaaaaagtaaaagggTTTGCAAAGGATTCAGTGGTTCCTTTCAGGGAAAGGCTAAAAATCATGGCTGGATTGGTCAATCCAGATGACCTCCAGTTGAGTTCTGCAGAAAGGAAGCTTCTATCTGCTTATAATGATAAGCCTGTGCTTTCCCGTCCTCAACACAATTTCTACAgg GGACCTAATTACTTTGAGATTGACCTAGATATCCATAGGTTCAGCTACATATCCAGGAAAGGACTTGAATCATTCAGAGAGCGTTTGACCAACGGCGTGCTTGATTTGGGATTAACAATCCAG GCACAAAAACAAGAGGAATTACCAGAGCAAGTCTTGTGCTGCCTGCGCTTGAATAAGATGGAATTTGTGAACCATGGTCAAATACCTACGCTTGTAACTATGGATGACTGA
- the LOC18789223 gene encoding probable WRKY transcription factor 3 produces the protein MAENQEQPPGPPPSTSSSPLKSAAPPPPPPPRPTITLPPRTSFETLFNSGGANSGPGFGLGFSPGPMTLVSSFLSDGEDCKSFSQLLAGAMSPAARPPGFPQLENRSSADGDDNSDFRFKQNRPSPMFSVPSPGLLDSPGLFSPGQGPFGMTHQQALAQVTAQAAQSSSYFHIPTEYSSSLSTAPATSLTQLPAFTSDSTAPQEMPSGAADSGVVLKESSDISHSDQRSQPSSFIVDKPNDDGYNWRKYGQKQVKGSEFPRSYYKCTHSNCPVKKKVERSIDGQITEIIYKGEHNHERPQSKRAKDSGNPIGNIQANPDLASQVHGGHLSKSKKGQESSQATHDHLSGTSDSEEVGDAETRVDEKDEDQPDPKRRNTEVRAEPASSHRTVTEPRIIVQTTSEVDLLDDGYRWRKYGQKVVKGNPYPRSYYKCTFPACNVRKHVERASTDPKAVITTYEGKHNHDVPASKTGSHYAANNNALNLRAVNAGTEKINKMDLRNNDQQPIARLRLKEEQIT, from the exons ATGGCTGAGAACCAAGAGCAGCCGCCGGGCCCACCGCCTTCCACTTCATCGTCACCCTTGAAATCAgctgctcctcctcctcctcctccgccGCGCCCTACGATCACCCTCCCTCCGCGCACCTCTTTCGAGACGCTCTTCAACTCCGGCGGCGCCAATAGTGGGCCGGGTTTCGGCCTCGGCTTCAGCCCAGGGCCTATGACGCTCGTCTCCAGCTTCTTGTCCGACGGCGAAGATTGCAAGTCCTTCTCTCAGCTGCTCGCAGGAGCCATGTCTCCGGCGGCCAGGCCGCCTGGCTTCCCTCAGCTCGAAAACCGAAGCTCCGCCGACGGCGACGACAACTCCGATTTCCGGTTCAAGCAGAACAGACCGTCGCCGATGTTTTCGGTCCCGTCTCCGGGCTTGCTCGACTCTCCGGGGCTCTTCTCGCCTGGTCAG GGACCCTTTGGAATGACACACCAGCAGGCCCTAGCACAGGTCACAGCTCAGGCTGCACAATCCTCTTCCTATTTCCATATCCCAACTGAATACTCATCTTCTTTATCGACAGCGCCCGCCACATCTTTGACACAGCTTCCAGCCTTTACTTCCGATTCAACAGCACCCCAGGAGATGCCATCTGGAGCAGCTGACTCTGGGGTGGTTTTAAAAGAATCATCTGACATCTCCCATTCTGATCAGAGATCCCAACCGTCTTCGTTTATTGTTGATAAGCCTAATGATGATGGATACAATTGGCGGAAATATGGGCAGAAGCAGGTGAAGGGCAGTGAGTTTCCTCGAAGTTATTACAAATGCACGCATTCAAATTGTCCTGTTAAGAAGAAGGTTGAGCGCTCAATTGATGGACAAATAACTGAGATTATTTACAAGGGTGAGCACAACCATGAACGTCCTCAGTCCAAGCGTGCAAAGGATTCTGGAAATCCGATTGGAAACATTCAGGCGAATCCTGACTTAGCTTCCCAAGTTCATGGTGGGCATTTGAGCAAATCTAAGAAGGGTCAGGAATCTAGCCAAGCAACACATGATCATTTATCTGGGACTAGTGACAGTGAGGAAGTAGGAGATGCTGAAACCAGAGTAGATGAAAAAGATGAAGATCAACCTGACCCAAAGAGACG AAATACAGAGGTTAGGGCAGAGCCAGCTTCTTCACATCGGACTGTGACAGAGCCTAGAATCATAGTGCAGACAACCAGTGAAGTCGATCTTTTAGACGATGGCTATAGGTGGCGCAAGTATGGGCAGAAAGTCGTCAAAGGCAACCCTTATCCGCG GAGCTATTACAAATGCACGTTCCCTGCCTGCAATGTCCGTAAGCATGTAGAGAGAGCCTCGACAGATCCTAAAGCTGTCATAACAACGTATGAGGGAAAACATAATCATGATGTACCAGCTTCTAAAACTGGCAGCCACTACGCAGCCAACAACAATGCCTTAAATCTAAGAGCAGTCAATGCAGGAACTGAGAAGATTAACAAGATGGATCTTAGAAACAATGACCAACAGCCTATAGCACGTTTACGCttaaaagaagaacaaataaCATGA